Proteins encoded within one genomic window of Geotalea daltonii FRC-32:
- a CDS encoding alpha/beta fold hydrolase — protein MTTEGTKRELENFFNLSRLTLQANGRYVHALGAGDGPLVIAVHGFPDLPISFRHQIPVLAANGYRVVAPCLRGYSESEPESNGPFEVAILIQDLLALIDRLTDQPVTLIGHDWGTSVVRGAAIMAPAKVARIVSMSVPTAGNFSRALLINPVQQRRSWYMYFFQLPFAEMAVAQDDCTFIEQLWQDWSPGWQCPQAIMDEIKAAFRQPAVLKAALGYYRSQFNPALQRPELADIRKRLGDPIPVPAMHLHGADDGCIGEETTTGMESAFIKHFEKHIIPSAGHFVHQEQPDVVNRLILAFLNRQQA, from the coding sequence ATGACAACAGAAGGTACAAAACGGGAACTGGAAAATTTCTTTAACCTCAGCAGGCTCACCCTACAGGCAAATGGCCGTTACGTCCACGCCCTCGGAGCTGGTGATGGGCCGTTAGTCATAGCCGTTCACGGCTTTCCCGACCTGCCAATCTCCTTCCGCCACCAGATCCCGGTGCTGGCGGCAAATGGTTACCGGGTAGTCGCCCCTTGCCTGCGGGGCTACTCCGAATCAGAGCCCGAATCCAACGGTCCTTTCGAGGTCGCCATTCTCATTCAGGATTTGCTGGCGCTGATAGACCGGCTGACGGATCAGCCGGTAACGCTCATTGGCCATGATTGGGGCACCTCGGTGGTGCGTGGTGCGGCGATCATGGCACCTGCGAAAGTTGCCCGGATCGTCAGCATGTCGGTTCCCACAGCAGGTAATTTCAGTCGGGCGCTCTTGATCAACCCGGTTCAGCAGCGGCGCTCCTGGTACATGTATTTTTTCCAGCTACCGTTCGCTGAAATGGCGGTGGCTCAGGACGATTGCACGTTCATCGAGCAGTTATGGCAGGATTGGTCTCCGGGTTGGCAATGCCCGCAAGCGATCATGGATGAAATAAAGGCGGCATTCCGACAGCCTGCCGTGCTGAAGGCTGCCTTGGGCTATTATCGTTCCCAGTTCAATCCTGCGCTCCAGCGGCCGGAACTGGCAGACATCCGGAAACGTCTGGGCGATCCCATCCCGGTTCCGGCAATGCACCTGCATGGTGCTGATGATGGCTGCATTGGCGAGGAAACTACCACGGGGATGGAAAGCGCTTTTATCAAGCATTTTGAAAAACATATTATCCCGTCAGCCGGCCATTTCGTGCATCAGGAGCAACCGGATGTTGTAAACCGCCTGATCCTTGCTTTTTTGAACAGACAGCAGGCCTGA
- a CDS encoding glutamate synthase-related protein has product MRSFGTNIDNGVAMKSHDLDPSGLVPAERDACAIIGYINKGAQPTHGNLQRTIGALVKMGHRAGEIDGEGDGCGVLTDIPRILWQEILSENGLDPALAESPAFAVGHLLIPKDELQIDPALSEKVVRRMEDAGLKVLVERPGVVRSMVLSTSARLGEPFFWQIALLCRETAKVPEILFNLQVALEEEFPVHVASLSTHVAAYKVHGAPELLPRYYPELKRRDFLSSITIGHSRYSTNTLPTVLRAQPFSLLGHNGEINTIARLREEARMLGIVLPAGGSDSQDLNRTLEGLMFRFGLSLFEAMEMVFPPIFSEMERMPAELSSMYSWFRRFLTASAQGPAAIIARHGSQCVFSVDAMGLRPLWFGETEKELFISSELGVVPHEEIMSDPKPLAPGEKVGLEVMPGKGVRVLFHPELRRHIHERFRKRTNLSAHSRSCVRGGALPEPSGAGDKRWSRNPRLVLENLMSALAWKSSDVQNLREMARSGNDPIASLGYDGPLAALSLSRQNLSDYFKEQVAVVTNPAIDRERESEHFSIRVYLGARPRFKGPAQQGIELTVPLLTGGRRSGVAASDAAVARHFGTCTLESLLGVFGGRGNRLLSCVMQQNESIQQALNRLKSEAIAAAGNGTRLLVLDDSAAFGPGRSFLDPYLVVAVLHKALKEETAAGGESLRRGVSLVVRSGALRNLHDLIFALGMGADALCPYLLWEQADAEELGLKNLLSVLGKGLEKVISTMGTHEIGGYGKYFASIGLCHHLAEIFETPNFCGSGHGGLTLVRLEEENRSRTAVARSREKQPVPVQFRLYPRIWKMVGAVAKMDETYADLSRLIRQLEGENPLAIRHLIDFRFQEELSVDPDEVDTTVGCHDLPILFSAMSFGSQGETPFRIYAEAARRLNIVCMNGEGGEIADMLGRYRENRGQQIASGRFGVNMDFLNSADFLEIKVGQGAKPGEGGHLPGFKVTAKIAAARNATPGVSLISPSNNHDIYSIEDLAQIVEELRTANPRARISVKVPAVAGIATIALGIAKAGADIITISGYDGGTGAARRHAIKFVGLPADIGVSEAHRALVEAGMRHKVEIWADGGARTGRDVLKLMLLGANRVGFGTMAMVIIGCTTCRGCHLGTCHVGIASQIETTAEAEAKGLKRFVPRVLENGVIYETTFFRGMAREIRILTAKLGARKTQDLVGRADLLFQERGLENLDLSDLLTPAKLPAATEVEDNVRIIRKPLNYLTSLISNLVHNAFLSGETRVRYDDTDASSSDRAIGTHLAGAMVRDIQQSRLSGQEQALLHFQRDSIPGNGLGAFNIPRLTMRVEGGAQDGVGKSARGGKIVILKGENRNGVRVGGSVGKGLAYGAQGGTFIIQGDADSRACIRLSGADVVLGGRIRTPLDDAAGNSAGRANLKGFAFEYMTAGRVVVLGDPGPWICSGMTGGIVYCHLDPETGMTRDALRRRIAAGAGVEIRDLEEDDIANVEELLLQYHRELIRSQQEVEADWVEGVVASCRSRFVKIIPEKVTVTPRSTE; this is encoded by the coding sequence ATGCGAAGCTTTGGTACCAATATCGACAATGGGGTTGCCATGAAAAGTCATGATCTGGATCCGTCGGGGCTGGTTCCTGCAGAACGGGATGCCTGTGCCATAATCGGCTATATCAACAAAGGCGCACAGCCAACCCACGGCAACCTGCAGCGCACCATCGGTGCACTGGTCAAGATGGGGCACCGGGCAGGAGAAATCGACGGCGAGGGAGACGGCTGCGGCGTCCTCACCGATATTCCCCGGATATTATGGCAGGAGATCCTGTCGGAGAACGGCCTTGATCCGGCACTGGCGGAATCGCCGGCCTTTGCCGTAGGTCATCTGTTGATTCCTAAAGATGAACTGCAGATCGACCCGGCTCTCAGTGAAAAAGTGGTCCGGCGTATGGAGGATGCCGGTCTCAAGGTTCTCGTGGAGCGTCCCGGCGTGGTGCGGAGCATGGTGCTTTCAACCAGTGCCCGGCTGGGGGAACCCTTCTTCTGGCAGATTGCACTTCTTTGCCGGGAAACGGCCAAGGTGCCTGAGATCCTTTTCAATCTCCAGGTGGCCTTGGAAGAGGAATTTCCCGTACATGTCGCCTCTCTTTCCACCCATGTTGCCGCATACAAGGTGCACGGGGCACCGGAACTGCTGCCCCGCTATTATCCGGAACTCAAACGGCGCGATTTCCTTTCCAGCATCACCATCGGCCACAGCCGCTATTCCACCAATACACTTCCTACAGTGCTCCGTGCCCAGCCCTTTTCCCTGCTCGGTCACAACGGCGAAATCAACACCATCGCCCGCCTCCGGGAAGAAGCGCGAATGCTGGGCATCGTCCTGCCTGCCGGCGGCAGCGATTCCCAAGACCTCAACCGTACCCTGGAGGGGCTGATGTTCCGCTTTGGACTGTCCCTCTTCGAGGCCATGGAAATGGTCTTTCCCCCCATTTTCAGCGAAATGGAGAGGATGCCAGCCGAGCTTTCATCCATGTATTCCTGGTTCCGGCGATTCCTCACTGCCTCCGCCCAAGGCCCCGCAGCAATCATTGCCCGGCACGGCAGCCAGTGTGTTTTCAGTGTCGATGCCATGGGGCTGCGTCCGCTCTGGTTCGGCGAAACGGAGAAGGAGCTTTTTATTTCCTCGGAGCTGGGAGTGGTGCCCCACGAGGAGATCATGTCCGACCCTAAACCCCTGGCTCCGGGGGAAAAGGTTGGCCTTGAGGTGATGCCCGGCAAGGGTGTGCGGGTGCTCTTCCATCCCGAACTGCGGCGGCACATCCATGAGCGATTCCGCAAAAGGACCAATCTTTCTGCCCACAGCAGGTCATGTGTCAGGGGTGGTGCCCTGCCGGAACCTAGTGGTGCCGGGGATAAGAGGTGGAGCCGAAACCCGAGGCTGGTGCTGGAAAACCTCATGTCGGCGCTGGCCTGGAAAAGCAGCGATGTGCAGAATTTGCGGGAGATGGCACGGTCAGGCAACGATCCCATTGCTTCCCTCGGCTATGATGGGCCCCTGGCGGCCCTCTCCCTGTCACGGCAGAACCTGTCCGACTATTTCAAGGAACAGGTGGCGGTTGTTACCAACCCGGCCATCGACCGGGAGCGGGAGTCCGAGCATTTTTCCATTCGCGTTTACCTGGGGGCAAGACCACGTTTCAAGGGACCGGCGCAGCAGGGAATAGAGCTTACCGTTCCCCTTCTCACCGGGGGAAGGCGTAGCGGGGTGGCGGCATCGGACGCTGCTGTCGCACGGCACTTCGGCACCTGCACATTGGAATCTCTACTGGGGGTGTTCGGGGGGCGGGGAAACCGCCTGCTCTCCTGCGTCATGCAGCAGAACGAGTCGATCCAGCAGGCCCTGAACCGGTTGAAAAGCGAGGCCATAGCTGCTGCCGGCAACGGCACCCGCCTGTTGGTGCTGGATGACAGTGCCGCCTTCGGCCCCGGCAGGAGTTTTCTCGATCCATATCTTGTGGTGGCCGTGCTGCACAAGGCGCTCAAGGAGGAAACGGCCGCAGGGGGCGAATCCCTGCGCCGCGGCGTGTCGCTGGTGGTCCGGTCCGGTGCCCTGCGTAACCTCCACGACTTGATTTTCGCCCTCGGCATGGGGGCCGACGCCCTTTGCCCGTACCTGCTCTGGGAACAGGCCGATGCCGAGGAGCTGGGGCTTAAGAACCTTCTTTCGGTCCTGGGCAAGGGGCTGGAGAAGGTCATCTCCACCATGGGAACCCACGAAATAGGCGGCTACGGCAAATATTTTGCCTCGATCGGCCTCTGCCATCACCTGGCCGAGATTTTCGAGACTCCCAACTTTTGCGGCTCAGGCCATGGGGGCCTGACGCTTGTGCGACTAGAGGAGGAAAACCGCAGCCGGACAGCTGTAGCGCGAAGCCGGGAAAAGCAGCCGGTCCCTGTCCAGTTTCGCCTCTATCCCCGGATCTGGAAGATGGTCGGCGCCGTGGCCAAGATGGATGAGACCTATGCCGACCTTTCGCGCCTGATCCGCCAACTGGAGGGGGAAAATCCCCTGGCCATCCGCCATCTCATCGACTTCCGCTTTCAGGAAGAGCTGAGCGTCGACCCCGACGAAGTTGATACCACCGTCGGCTGCCACGACTTGCCGATCCTCTTTTCCGCCATGAGCTTCGGTTCCCAGGGGGAGACCCCATTTCGCATCTATGCCGAAGCGGCACGCCGCCTCAACATCGTCTGCATGAACGGTGAGGGGGGCGAAATCGCAGACATGCTGGGGCGCTACCGGGAAAACCGCGGCCAGCAGATCGCCTCCGGACGGTTTGGCGTCAATATGGATTTTCTCAATTCCGCCGATTTTCTGGAGATCAAGGTGGGGCAGGGGGCCAAGCCGGGCGAGGGGGGGCACCTGCCGGGATTCAAGGTGACGGCAAAGATCGCCGCCGCGCGCAATGCCACACCTGGGGTGAGCCTCATCTCCCCCTCCAACAACCACGATATATATTCCATCGAGGATCTGGCCCAGATCGTCGAGGAACTGCGGACTGCCAACCCGCGGGCTCGCATCTCCGTCAAGGTGCCGGCGGTGGCCGGTATTGCCACCATCGCCCTCGGCATCGCCAAAGCCGGTGCCGACATCATCACCATCAGCGGTTATGACGGCGGTACCGGCGCTGCCCGCCGCCATGCCATCAAGTTCGTCGGCTTGCCGGCAGATATCGGCGTCAGCGAGGCACACAGGGCACTGGTGGAAGCAGGCATGCGGCACAAGGTGGAGATCTGGGCCGACGGCGGAGCACGCACCGGCCGGGATGTGTTGAAACTGATGCTGCTGGGGGCCAACCGGGTCGGCTTCGGCACCATGGCTATGGTCATCATCGGCTGTACCACTTGCCGTGGCTGCCATCTTGGCACCTGTCATGTTGGCATCGCCTCCCAGATCGAGACCACGGCAGAGGCCGAGGCCAAAGGGCTGAAACGTTTCGTCCCACGGGTGCTGGAAAACGGGGTCATCTACGAGACCACCTTTTTCCGCGGCATGGCCAGGGAGATCCGCATCCTTACCGCAAAACTGGGCGCCAGGAAGACCCAGGACCTGGTGGGGCGGGCAGACCTGCTTTTCCAGGAGCGGGGGCTGGAAAACCTGGATCTGTCCGATCTGCTGACCCCGGCAAAGCTTCCTGCCGCGACGGAGGTGGAGGACAATGTACGCATCATCCGCAAGCCCCTCAACTACCTGACCTCCCTTATCTCCAATCTGGTCCATAATGCCTTCCTCAGCGGTGAGACCCGGGTCCGGTACGACGACACCGATGCTTCCAGCTCTGATCGGGCCATCGGCACCCATCTGGCCGGAGCCATGGTCCGCGATATTCAACAGAGTCGGCTGTCCGGCCAGGAGCAGGCGCTGCTCCATTTCCAGCGCGACTCCATTCCCGGCAATGGTCTGGGTGCTTTCAACATTCCCCGCCTCACCATGCGCGTGGAAGGGGGAGCACAGGATGGGGTCGGCAAGTCGGCCCGTGGCGGAAAGATCGTCATCCTCAAGGGGGAAAACCGCAATGGGGTCCGAGTCGGCGGCTCAGTGGGTAAGGGGTTGGCCTATGGAGCCCAAGGGGGCACTTTCATCATTCAGGGCGATGCCGACAGCCGGGCCTGTATCCGCCTCTCTGGCGCCGATGTGGTCCTTGGCGGAAGGATCCGCACGCCACTGGATGATGCAGCCGGCAATTCCGCCGGCAGGGCCAATCTGAAGGGCTTTGCTTTCGAGTACATGACTGCCGGCAGGGTTGTCGTCCTGGGCGATCCGGGTCCCTGGATCTGCTCCGGCATGACCGGCGGCATCGTTTACTGCCATCTCGATCCGGAAACGGGCATGACCAGGGATGCCCTTCGCCGCCGTATTGCCGCCGGAGCAGGGGTGGAAATCCGCGACCTGGAAGAGGATGACATTGCCAATGTGGAGGAACTGCTGCTCCAGTACCATCGGGAACTGATCCGCTCCCAGCAGGAAGTGGAGGCGGACTGGGTGGAGGGTGTCGTTGCTTCCTGCCGCAGCCGCTTCGTCAAAATCATTCCGGAGAAGGTTACCGTTACGCCGCGCAGCACTGAGTAA
- a CDS encoding lipoate--protein ligase family protein, with product MTIVGESWRFIDTGPLDGPANMAVDEALLEHFHPETSQPVLRLYGWHPPAFSLGRYQQAAEVLDLELCAERGVPVVRRITGGGLIYHAEELTYSIVCAPKHIAEAGTVKESFARLCGFLIRTYGRLGLKAGFAVDNTPAGTRLGGRTAFCFAGKEEYDVVVAGRKLGGNAQRRTKRLIFQHGSMPLRPALSSAIPFLREKMSALDKSTASLAELGVAVDEEALKQTVAECFAETMGVILQTDALTAGELETGRQLEEKKYGSFSWNAHGITG from the coding sequence ATGACTATCGTTGGAGAATCCTGGCGCTTTATTGACACTGGCCCATTGGACGGCCCGGCCAACATGGCCGTTGACGAGGCGCTGCTGGAGCATTTCCACCCGGAGACCTCGCAACCGGTGCTGCGCCTCTACGGCTGGCATCCGCCGGCTTTTTCCCTGGGCCGCTATCAGCAGGCTGCAGAGGTGCTCGATCTTGAGCTCTGTGCCGAGCGGGGGGTACCGGTGGTGCGTCGCATCACCGGCGGGGGCCTCATTTACCATGCCGAGGAGCTCACCTACAGCATCGTCTGCGCACCGAAACATATTGCCGAAGCCGGCACCGTCAAGGAATCCTTTGCCCGGCTCTGCGGCTTCCTCATTCGCACCTATGGGAGGCTTGGGCTTAAGGCCGGATTTGCCGTGGATAACACCCCGGCCGGTACCAGGCTCGGCGGAAGGACCGCTTTCTGCTTTGCCGGCAAAGAGGAATACGATGTCGTAGTTGCCGGTCGCAAGTTGGGAGGCAACGCCCAGCGACGGACCAAAAGGCTGATCTTCCAGCACGGTTCCATGCCACTGCGACCGGCCCTATCGTCGGCGATCCCATTCCTGCGGGAGAAGATGTCCGCCCTGGACAAAAGCACCGCCAGTCTGGCCGAACTTGGCGTGGCAGTGGACGAGGAGGCTCTGAAGCAGACGGTGGCAGAGTGTTTTGCCGAAACCATGGGCGTCATCCTGCAAACGGACGCCTTGACGGCCGGGGAACTGGAGACTGGGCGCCAGCTGGAAGAGAAGAAATATGGCAGTTTCTCCTGGAATGCCCACGGAATCACTGGGTGA
- a CDS encoding DUF309 domain-containing protein — MIGLRKDDRAQPPEEFILAVDQFNRGEWFICHETLEELWAGESGSARDLYQGILQVAVALHHWQEENYAGAVFLLGQAVKLLRHVEPVCRGVDVTEMIAKCERLRTEMKLLGPDRMGKLDRSLIPLIRLQLTPRYPQA; from the coding sequence ATGATAGGCCTCCGAAAGGATGACCGGGCACAGCCTCCGGAGGAATTCATCCTCGCCGTCGATCAGTTCAATCGCGGCGAATGGTTTATCTGCCATGAGACACTGGAAGAGCTGTGGGCAGGGGAAAGTGGATCGGCGCGTGATCTGTACCAAGGAATTCTACAGGTGGCTGTGGCGCTGCACCACTGGCAGGAAGAAAATTATGCAGGGGCAGTATTTCTGCTGGGGCAGGCCGTTAAACTGTTGCGGCATGTGGAGCCTGTCTGCCGGGGGGTAGATGTGACAGAAATGATTGCAAAATGCGAACGCTTGCGCACTGAAATGAAACTGCTCGGCCCTGATCGCATGGGTAAGCTGGATCGGTCACTGATCCCCTTGATCCGGCTTCAACTTACTCCCCGCTATCCTCAGGCATGA
- a CDS encoding RNA polymerase sigma factor — translation MSDDLAELFDQLYRDNRDMLYKLALGLTGNSHDAEEVTQEAFLRAFRSYGEFRDGCAFSTWIYRIALNVANDYLRQRTKFPVHALTEDFGYVLEDILDPNPANNPETELLANQVRIKCLHSLTECLPLEQRKVFCLAITLGLPHKLVAEILECSVGSVKTALHRAKERWFGYMDDRCQLINKSGSCSCNQWVRFGLSQGWFKPRTADASPPPDTMQVREEISQLKALRTVYHCLCRETADASYVNRIRDGIRNKEWAIFS, via the coding sequence ATGTCAGATGATCTGGCTGAGCTTTTCGACCAGTTGTACCGCGACAACAGGGATATGTTGTACAAACTGGCCTTGGGGCTCACCGGGAATAGCCACGACGCTGAAGAAGTGACCCAGGAGGCTTTTCTCAGGGCATTCCGTTCCTACGGCGAGTTTCGCGACGGATGCGCATTTTCTACCTGGATCTACCGCATTGCCCTGAATGTTGCCAATGATTACCTGAGGCAGCGAACCAAGTTCCCTGTTCATGCACTTACCGAGGATTTCGGTTATGTGCTCGAAGATATCCTCGACCCCAATCCCGCCAACAATCCTGAAACCGAACTGCTGGCCAATCAGGTGCGGATCAAGTGCCTGCACAGCTTGACCGAATGTCTGCCCCTGGAGCAGCGCAAGGTTTTTTGCCTGGCGATCACCTTGGGCCTACCCCACAAGCTGGTGGCTGAAATCCTGGAATGTTCGGTGGGTTCGGTAAAAACAGCCCTGCATCGGGCAAAGGAACGATGGTTTGGTTACATGGATGACCGATGTCAGCTGATTAACAAGTCCGGCAGCTGCTCGTGCAACCAATGGGTTCGCTTCGGCCTGTCCCAGGGATGGTTCAAACCCCGGACAGCAGACGCCTCACCTCCTCCCGACACCATGCAGGTCAGGGAGGAAATCAGCCAGCTGAAGGCTCTGCGCACTGTCTACCATTGCCTGTGCCGGGAAACTGCCGACGCCTCTTATGTGAATAGAATCAGGGACGGGATAAGAAATAAGGAATGGGCCATTTTTTCCTGA
- a CDS encoding diguanylate cyclase produces MAVLWPKPFRYFSDVRLFLLILCIILSLFVVVVSFFLYERTGNLLLQRVREQALAYADLIDHTKMWNYDYGGVYVEKRKGVESNDYLLRIGVKPDLKTTDRRTLTLRNHAIMIKEISVRSEQQDGPSFRIVSAHPLDPANTPDAIEMTALRKFGQGDREMSQLVMQNPSGPIYRYLLPLHADKSCLECHATRIGDVMGALSITLTISELVRQTHLSQLLIVLAAILIIGLVVGITYFLTWRLVINLDEAQQRLKRLASTDELTGLRNRRHIMGRLEEEFERSNRLGEPLCIIMLDLDLFKKINDTWGHPFGDHVLKWVANRMNEVVRAYDVVGRIGGEEFLIISPSTTLGEAVVLAERLRETIEQETINHGGTVIPLTISAGIALMGKADINSDDLIRRADAALYRAKQAGRNRVVV; encoded by the coding sequence ATGGCAGTTTTATGGCCAAAACCATTCCGTTACTTCAGCGATGTCAGGCTGTTCCTCCTCATCCTGTGCATCATTCTTTCGCTTTTTGTCGTTGTCGTCTCCTTTTTCCTCTATGAAAGAACCGGCAATCTTCTGCTTCAGCGGGTCCGGGAGCAGGCCCTTGCCTATGCAGACCTTATCGACCACACCAAAATGTGGAACTATGACTATGGCGGCGTATATGTGGAGAAAAGGAAGGGGGTCGAGTCAAACGATTACCTTCTGAGGATCGGGGTAAAACCGGATTTGAAGACTACAGACCGCAGGACCCTGACCCTTCGCAACCATGCCATAATGATCAAGGAAATCTCTGTTCGTAGCGAGCAGCAGGATGGACCAAGCTTTCGCATCGTCAGTGCCCATCCCCTGGACCCTGCCAATACTCCGGATGCCATTGAAATGACGGCCCTCCGCAAATTCGGACAGGGGGATCGTGAAATGTCGCAGCTGGTGATGCAGAATCCTTCAGGCCCCATTTACCGTTACCTGCTCCCCCTCCATGCCGATAAATCCTGCCTGGAATGTCATGCCACCAGGATCGGCGATGTCATGGGCGCTCTCAGCATAACGCTGACCATCTCCGAACTGGTCCGCCAGACCCATCTCAGCCAGCTGCTGATAGTGCTGGCGGCAATCCTGATTATCGGCTTGGTGGTAGGCATCACCTATTTCCTCACCTGGCGTCTAGTCATAAACCTGGACGAGGCCCAGCAGCGTTTGAAACGACTGGCCTCCACCGACGAATTGACCGGTCTGAGAAACCGGCGGCACATCATGGGGCGGCTGGAAGAGGAATTCGAGCGCTCTAACCGCCTGGGCGAGCCGCTCTGCATCATTATGCTCGACCTGGATCTCTTCAAGAAGATCAACGATACCTGGGGACATCCCTTTGGCGACCATGTGCTGAAATGGGTGGCCAACCGCATGAATGAGGTGGTGCGGGCCTATGACGTGGTCGGCAGGATCGGCGGCGAGGAATTTCTCATCATTTCGCCAAGTACGACCCTTGGTGAGGCGGTCGTCCTTGCCGAACGACTGCGGGAAACCATAGAGCAGGAAACCATCAATCATGGCGGGACGGTCATCCCCCTTACTATCAGCGCCGGAATAGCCCTCATGGGCAAAGCCGACATCAACAGCGACGATCTGATCCGCCGCGCCGATGCAGCCCTCTACCGGGCCAAGCAGGCAGGGCGCAACCGTGTCGTGGTGTGA
- a CDS encoding BCAM0308 family protein gives MAVSGEVNRRISVEEKGQRAGRNPQAYIQPKQDALCTICGALYHNKRWYMNDSELQKAGGDTAIQKVKCPACLMIEQGTPAAVVTLSGHYLKKHKASIMDAIRNTEAHSRAKNPLGRIMEIKQEQDEISITTTEDKLAQKLGREIHKAHSGDLRYRWGHDENFVRVFWNRD, from the coding sequence ATGGCAGTCTCCGGAGAAGTGAATCGTCGCATCAGCGTCGAGGAGAAAGGGCAAAGAGCCGGGCGCAACCCCCAGGCTTACATTCAGCCAAAACAGGATGCTCTCTGCACCATCTGCGGTGCGTTATACCACAATAAACGCTGGTACATGAACGACTCAGAATTGCAAAAGGCTGGTGGCGATACTGCCATTCAGAAGGTAAAATGCCCCGCCTGCCTGATGATAGAGCAAGGCACCCCGGCCGCGGTCGTAACGCTTTCGGGCCATTATTTGAAAAAACATAAGGCCTCGATTATGGATGCAATAAGAAATACGGAAGCGCATTCACGGGCAAAAAACCCACTGGGGCGCATCATGGAGATAAAGCAGGAACAGGATGAGATTTCAATAACGACAACGGAAGACAAGCTGGCCCAGAAACTGGGGCGGGAAATCCATAAGGCCCATAGTGGAGACCTTCGCTACCGGTGGGGCCATGATGAAAACTTTGTCCGCGTGTTCTGGAACAGGGATTAG
- a CDS encoding M23 family metallopeptidase, with protein MKKIPISVKILLFLAVVILGQAPASSFAAARKSPVDGGFITSGVGYRPDPFGSGRMVYHNGYDIAVPLGTPVYPTQAGTVYFAGSYKGYGNLVAVDHQNGYVTFYGHNSEVKVTVGQKVDTTTVIALAGSTGRSTGPHVHYEVRQLPEYGKQRREQLEAGLKQVLQDKIDGWVEDYVAGKGGPEPEKIMPEDSGE; from the coding sequence ATGAAAAAAATTCCTATTTCAGTGAAAATTTTGCTCTTTTTGGCCGTGGTCATCCTTGGCCAAGCGCCGGCATCATCCTTTGCCGCAGCAAGAAAGTCGCCGGTCGACGGCGGGTTCATCACTTCCGGCGTCGGTTACCGCCCGGACCCGTTCGGCAGCGGCCGCATGGTCTATCACAACGGCTATGACATCGCCGTGCCCCTCGGTACCCCGGTCTATCCCACCCAGGCGGGCACCGTCTATTTTGCCGGCTCATACAAGGGCTATGGCAACCTGGTGGCGGTGGACCACCAAAACGGCTATGTAACCTTTTATGGCCACAATTCAGAGGTAAAGGTAACGGTGGGGCAGAAGGTGGATACGACCACGGTGATTGCCCTGGCCGGGAGCACCGGCAGGTCCACCGGCCCCCACGTCCATTATGAGGTGAGGCAGTTGCCGGAATATGGAAAGCAGCGGCGAGAGCAGCTGGAAGCGGGCTTAAAGCAGGTATTGCAAGATAAGATAGATGGTTGGGTTGAGGACTATGTTGCCGGCAAGGGGGGACCCGAACCGGAGAAGATCATGCCTGAGGATAGCGGGGAGTAA
- the lipA gene encoding lipoyl synthase has translation MKITRRPEWLQKKVSPAAHADMERLLGGLQLHTVCQEAHCPNISECFRQRQATFLILGKLCTRLCSFCNVTKQTPLAVDQAEPERVAAAVELLKLTHVVVTSPTRDDLADGGAALYAATVAAIRNASPQTKIELLVPDFAGNQESIAAVVSACPHILGHNLETVPRLYSIRSGADYRRSLLMLEMIRRLNPAMKTKTGLMLGLGETEEELFQALRDLRRVDCSYLSLGQYLAPSRSHYPVQDYPSPETFDRYREQALSMGFEHVESGPYVRSSYHAEHYGTGTGHAKLSPAPAD, from the coding sequence ATGAAAATCACCCGTCGCCCCGAATGGCTGCAGAAAAAGGTCTCCCCCGCTGCCCATGCCGACATGGAACGTCTGCTGGGGGGGCTGCAACTGCATACCGTCTGCCAGGAGGCCCACTGCCCCAATATTTCGGAATGCTTCCGCCAGCGCCAGGCGACCTTTCTTATCCTGGGCAAGCTCTGTACTCGTCTCTGTTCCTTCTGCAATGTGACAAAGCAGACACCTCTGGCAGTGGACCAGGCCGAGCCGGAGCGGGTCGCTGCGGCGGTGGAGCTGTTGAAGCTGACCCACGTGGTTGTCACCAGTCCCACCAGGGATGACCTTGCCGACGGTGGGGCCGCTCTCTATGCCGCAACGGTGGCGGCAATCCGTAATGCTTCGCCCCAGACGAAGATCGAGCTCCTTGTTCCGGATTTTGCCGGCAATCAGGAAAGCATAGCCGCAGTCGTCTCGGCCTGTCCCCATATTCTCGGGCACAACCTGGAGACGGTGCCGCGACTTTATTCAATCCGCTCCGGTGCCGATTATCGGCGTTCGCTGCTGATGCTGGAAATGATTCGTCGGCTTAACCCGGCAATGAAGACCAAGACCGGCCTCATGCTCGGCCTGGGGGAGACGGAGGAGGAGCTTTTCCAGGCTCTCCGGGACCTGCGCCGGGTGGACTGTTCATACTTGAGTCTTGGCCAGTACCTGGCGCCGAGCCGCAGCCACTATCCGGTACAGGATTACCCGTCGCCGGAAACCTTCGACCGCTATCGGGAGCAGGCCCTGTCCATGGGGTTCGAACACGTGGAGAGCGGGCCTTACGTGCGCAGTTCCTACCATGCCGAGCATTACGGGACTGGCACGGGGCATGCAAAACTTTCCCCTGCCCCTGCCGATTGA